GCCCATCTGGGAGCAAGAGCAGGTCGCCGGGATCCTTGCCCCCCTCCAGCGCCACCGCGTACACCAAGAAGCTGCGGGCAATCTCCAGCTCGAGGCTTTGTAGCGTGGCCTTGCGCCCAGCCTCGTCGGCGTCGAAGGAAAGATAGATTTCGCGGACTTCGTGCCGCTTGAGGAGCAACCCCTGTTCGGGGGATAACCCTGAACCCAGCACCGCCACCGCCTCGGTGAAGCCCATCTGGTGCAGGGCGATCACGTCGAACAGGCCTTCCACCACGATGGCCCGGCCCCGTTCGCGCAAAGAGGGACGGGCTTGGGGGAAGCCGTAGAGCAGTAGGCTCTTTTTGAAGAGAGGGGTCTCGGGAGAGTTGAGGTATTTGGGGCCGTCCTCCTTGCCGAGGGTCCGCGCAGTGAAGGCCACCGTGCGGCCCAGCGGGTCCTGGATGGGGAAGGTGATGCGGTGGCGGAAGCGGTCAAAGTAGCGCCCCTCCCGTTCGGCCAGCACCCCGGCGGCTAGCCCCTCTTCGGGGCTCACGCCCTTGCTGCTCAGGAACTTGATCAGCCCGTCCCAGCTTTGCGGCGCGTAGCCCAACCCGAACTTCTCCACCGCCTCATCGCGCAATCCCCGCCCCCTCAAGTAGGCGAGGGCTTCGGTTTTGAGGTTTGCCCGGAAGTATTCCTGGGCCAGGTTCAAGACCTCGTACAGCTCCCGCTTTTTGCCCTGGCTCCTGGCTTCGGGGAGCTCCACCCCCGTCTCTTGCGCCAGCCGCTCGAGCGCCTCACGGAAATCTATCCCTTCAATCTTCTGCAAAAACCCGAAGATGTCTCCGCCGGCTTTGCAGCCGAAGCAGTAGCACAGGCCCTTGGTCTCGTCCACATGGAAGGAGGGGGTCTTTTCCTGGTGGAAGGGACACAACCCTTTCCAGCGTCCCTTGCCGGCTGGCTTGAGGGCTACGTAACGTCCCACCAGCTCGCGGATAGGCATCCGTGAGCGGATGAGTTCGACAGCTTGGCTGCTCCTCGAGTCCATGGCGGAAACTACGGGAAACCAAAGGCTAGGGCCAAGTCTAGGGCTTGGTCGGGGTGGGGCCAGGAGACGTGCTGGACGGCACGGACCGACTCCTGAAAGACCCGAGGGGGTCTACCGGATCAGGATACTCTAAGCTCGAGGGTGGTAGGTTAGAACAGCCCGCCCGCTGCCGGCACGAACCCTACAAATCCCGGCTGGGGCGCTTGGGGCTTCAGCCCGTACCGGGATGCAATATGTTGCCGTCGTGCTGGGTGATTTTTTGGGCTTGGATCTGGAGGCGGGCTTGGGTTTTGAGGTGCTCGCTGTCCTCGTCCTCGAGGGTTTCCAGCCAACTCAGGGCCTGCAGAGCCTGCCCCGCTTCCAATAAGCGGCGCGCCACCTCCTGACGGAGGCTACGGTTCAGGGCGGGGCTGGGAACGATGAGCAGAGCTTCGTTGTAGGCCTCCAGGGCCTCAGCCCTGCGGCCTCGGAACCAGCGTTCTTGCGCTACCAGCCGCCACAACCGGAAAGCAGCCGCTTGTTCCCCGGCCATACTCAAGTAGAGAGCGGCTTGTTCAAGCTGCCCGACTCCCTGACACCACTCCGCGGCCTCGAGCCACCACCGCTTGGCTTGCTCGGGGCTCACCAAGGTCAGGGCCGTTTCGCGCAGGTAGGGTGCGGCAAACACCAACCGCTCTCCCTGGAACTCGAGGAAGCCCTCTTCCACCAGACGGTGGAGGTGGGCTTCGCCGTTTAGCAAATGGCGTACCAGCGCCAAATCGGCCCCCTCGCCCAGCACGGCTATGCACAGCAGGGCAGAGCGAGCGGGACGAGGTAGGCTGTCGAGCCGCGGCTGGTAGGCCCAGCTTCCCCAGGCGGCCAGATCGGCCAGAGGGTCTTGATTCCCCTGGCTGCGCGAGAGGGCTTGGAGCATCAGGGGCAGGCCACGGCTCTTGAGGGCCAGGATCTGATGGGCCGCTTCTTCGAGGTCGGGGCGCAACTCGCGGGCACAGGCCAGGGTGCCCGCCTCGTCCAAGGGCGCCACTGTTAGCACCTCCACGCTTCCTGCTTCCCACAGGTTGCGCCGGGAGGTGCTCAACAGCAGAACCCGGCCACGCGGGCGGTGGTGGAGCAGTTGGATCAGGAAAGGGTCGGCGGCGTGGAGGTCTTCCAGCAAGATCACCAGGGGTTGGGATTCGGAGAGCAAGGCCAGAAGCTGCAACCAGCCCTCGATCATCAGCCGCTCCAGCTCGATTTTGGGCGCAGGAGCCTGGGGCAACAAACCTACGCTGTAGGCCAAGGCTTGCTTGAGGGAAGGAGGCAGCGGCGTTCGCCCCAACCACTCCCCCACATCCCCCTCGATCAGCTTGTGCAGCGCCAGGTATAAGCTGTGGCGTAGAGAGCCTTCCCTGCTGAATCGGGGGGCTAGAACACCCCGCACTCCGGCGGGAAGATGGCCCAGGAAATGCCGGGCCAGGTGGGTTTTGCCGCTACCCAAAGGGCCCACCAGGGCCAGGTGTTGGCCCAAACCGTGCCGAGCCGCCTCGAGGGCCTCATGCAGCCGCAGAATTTCGGCCTCACGCCCTATCAGGTTATGGATGCGTTCCTCGAGGCCCAGGTAGCGGTGGGGGCGTAGGGGGCCGCCCTGGCCTTTGAAGACTTGGAGCTCGAGGGGGTGGTGGCGGCAGAGCGGGACCAGCCGCAAGGTGACGGCGTCGCTCCAGACTTCTCCTGGCGGGGCGGCTTGGGAGAGCCGCTGGGCCAGGTTGACGGCGGGACCCAACACCGTGGAGGACCCTGCCTGTCCATCCCCCAAAGGGGCCCGCAACACCAGCCCGCTGGCTACTCCGGCGCGGGCCGGGAGGGGGCTCCCGGTTACCATGGCCAGCGCTGCTTCCAAAGCGGCCCCGGCGTCGTTTTCGCGGCTGCGGGGAGCGCCGAATACCGCTAGGAGCCCATCGCCCAAATACTTGTCGACGTGCCCACCGTAGCGGCGGACCTGGGTTGCGGCCTCCGAAAGGGTGCGCCTTACGGCCCTCCAGGTGATTTCCAAAGGGTTTTCGAGGGCGAACTCGCTAAAGCGGGAAAGGTCGAAAAAGACCACGCTGACCCAGCGGCGCTCATGAACCAGAGCGTGTTCGCTGATGCCGCACCCGCAGTTTCCAGCATCGTAGACATAGTGACCGCAGTCAGGGCAGCGCATGGTCATCTCTGGGCGTCGGGGCGGAAGGCCATCAGCGGGGGGGCGGTTACCACCCGAAGTGGCCCGGAGAACAGGTCGGGGCCGATGAGATGGCTGGGTAGGCCGAGCACCACCGGAACCCCTATGTCCATCAGGTAGAGGTTCCGGGCCAAAGCCTGCACCACCCGACCGCGCAACTCGTAGCGGCCCCGCTCCATGGGGTAGGCTCCGGGACTGGCTTCTCCGCCGTAAGACAGGTGTTCAACCTCAGCGTGAAGAAGGAGCCGGGCCCGCCCGGTAGGGGCTGGAGGCAGACCCCGATCAAAAGCCAGGAACACCCCTGCGGAGGTGACGACCTCGAGCACCGGGCTGCCCTGGGGCTCGGGGGCCAGATTGGCCTCCAGCGCATAGGCGGCGAAGCGCTCGAAGAAACCTTCGGGGGTGTCCTCGAGCACGGTGGGCCGTTGGCTTAGGGCTTCCACATCCATAGCATTATGAAAAATCTTAAACAAAATATAAAAACGTAAATCAAAGATACATCCTTTGCCCTGGCGTGTCAAAAAGCAGGGCTCGCTTTAGCGAGCCCTGCTGGGTTTCGTGGGTGCTGGCTCAGAACAGCGGCCCCAGGCGGAAGTGGAACTTCCCTTGGGCTTGCCCCTCTACGAACCCCACCCCGTAGTCGAAACGGATCGAGGGCAACAGGGCCCCGAAGAGGTTTAGGTCGAGCTGGAGGCCTAGGCCAAACCCCATGTGGAGCTGGGGTTGGGGGTTGGCCGCGCTTCCCCAAGCGGTTCCCAGGTCGGTAAAGGCGATCCCGATGACGTTAGTACCGCCGCTTTCCGAGAAGCGGAAGTCATAGCGGTACTCGAGCGAGCTGGTGAAAAAGTACCGACCTGTCTGGAACCGCGTATCGTAGCCGCGCAGGGTCAAGGCCTCGTCGAGGGTGCCGCCCACCCCGAAAAGGGCTTCGCTAGGGATGGTCCCCGCCACCCCCAGCATGGTCCCGGTAGAGACCCGCAGGGCCAGGGCTTGGCGCTTAGCCTGATCCAGGCTCCAGTAAGTTTTGCCGGTGAGGCTGAAGGGGATGTACTGCGAACTGCTTCCGTTGCGAGGGAGGGTCAGCACGTAGCTGGTTTGGGCGCTGGCCCCGAGACCCTGGGTGGGGAAGCTGGGGTTGTCGGCGTTGGAGTAGGTGGCGGAGAGGCTCAGGGAGAAGTTGTTGCTGGGAGAGGGAAGCAGGGCTCGAGCTTGATCTTCGGTGACGCCGGTGTAGCTGGGGTCGCTACACTGCGGTTTTTGGGTGTTGTTGGGGTCGTTGACACAGGGGCGGTTGGGGTCGTAGATCTCGAGGCTGGGCGATTTGTACTCATAGCGCAGGGAGGTGCCCAGGCGCAAGTTGGGTAAGCTTGCGGAGAGCGGGCGAGAAAGCCCAAACTCGAAGCCGGTGCTGCGCTGGGTGTACTGCCAGCCGGTTTTATTGCCGTTGGAGTCGTAAAGGTCGTAGTTGGGCACCGGGCGGCTGAAGACGCTGAAGCTGGCCGCGGTGCGAACTTCTTTGAAGTCGGCGAAGTCCAGGTAAACCCAGGGAATCTGGTAGGCCAGCGAAAGCGAGAGGTTATCGCCGGACTCGTTGAACCCGAAGGAAAGCTCGGCGCTCAGCTTGTGGTTGAGGCCCCACAGGTTCCCCTCATTGTACGTGACGGAACCGCTCCACCCCTCCAGGCTGCTCCAGCCGATGGAGGGCACGAAGGCCCCGGTGCGCCCCTCTTTGAGGCCTAGCACGATGATGATCTCGTCGGGTTTCTCCCCCGGCTCCACCGTGCGCGAAGGCGGCTCGGCCAAGACCCCGGTGCGCAGCACGTTGGAAAGCCCATTGAGGAAGGCCCGGACCGAGAAGAGGGTGCCCGGCTTGGGCAGCTCGCGCAGGATCACCTCGTCTTGGGTACGGTGAGGCCCCGACCAGTTGAGCTTGTACCCCCCGATCTTGACCTCGCTGAGGGTTTGGGTATAGACCCCGTTCTCAAAGGTGATTTTGGGCTGGGCGACGATCTCGTAGCCCTCGCTGCGATAGAGGTTCAATAGTCGTCCGAAGTCCTCGTTGGCCAGAGCCGGGCTGAAGACATCGCCGGGTTTGAGGCGTAAGGCCGCCCTAAGCCTGGCTTCCGGGATAGCGGTGGCCCCCACGATGCGGACCTCACGGATGGGGCCATAGGTCTGCTCGCCCGGCTCGAGGATCAGCCGCACCCCGTCGTTTCCCACCGACTCCGCGCGGAAGCCCACCTGCCGCCCGGTGGCCTTGGTGAGGGCGTTGATCCCGTCCAGGAGGCGGTCGTAGTTGAAAGGGTCGCCCGGCTTGAGCCCCAGGTTGGCCACGTCCAGTCCGTTGCCCTGGATCTCCGCCACCTTGAGTTCACGCAGCCGCACCTTGAGGGTTCCCTCTTCCAGCACAGAGTTGGCCACGTCCACCCCGCTGCCGCGGAAGCCCGCCTGGGCGTAGATCTGGGCGATCTGCTCGAGGGCCGAACGGTAGCGCTCGAAGTCGAAGCGCCCTCCCTGCGCGATGGTCTGAACGATGGGCTCGAGCCGATCTTTGGGTACGAAAGTGGGGTTATCCAGCTCGACCTTCTTGACTTCGGGGGTCTCCTGGACCTTGAAGCTGAGATTGACCCCCTGGGTGACGGTGCTGGCTTCGAAGGTGACGACCGGGCTAAAGGGAAAGCCCTGTTGGCGGTAGTACTGGGAGAGCCCCTGGGCAGCTTCGTTGGCCCGCTTGGGGTTATAGGTCGCTCCCGGTCCCAGGGCGAACTCGTTGAGCAGGAATTGCTGCGCCACGGTTGGCGGCAGCACTTTACTGTCGAAGGTAACGGTGTTGATGGGGGGGTTGGGGGTCAGCTCGACCACCAGCTTGTTGCCTTCTAGCCGCACCGCCACATCTTGGAAAAATCCCGAGTCCAGTATGGCTTTGCGGGCCGCCTCGAGGTCGCCCGGCTCGTCACCTACACCAAACGGTAGGGCGATACGGGCTAGGGCCTGGAGCACCGGGTCGCCGCCGCGAATCTCGAGGTCTTGAATCGGTGCGGCCAGGGCCAGGCTCACCACCATGAAAACGAGAGCTAGAGCACGTTTCATCCGCCAAAGGATAACGGAGCGGGGTGAACAAGGAGTGAGAAGCACCTAACAACGGGCAGGGGGTCGAGAGAGGCCGGGTTGGGCGACGGACCTAGGCCCGGGCCGGGATTCGACGCCGCCGGCTTTTGGTTTGGTATCGTAGGGCTTATGGATAGCCTGGGTATCTACGAAGCTATTCAGCAGACCGTCGCTTTTATTCGCCAGCAGACCGACTTCGTACCCGAGGTGGGCATCGTGCTGGGTTCGGGGCTGGGGCCGCTCGCAGACGAGATCGAGGCCGTGGCCAGCTTTCCCTATGCGGACTTACCGCACTTCCCTCGTTCGACGGCCCCCGGTCACGAGGGAAGGTTGATTTTAGGGAAGCTCGAGGGCAAAAAGGTGCTGGCCTACAAGGGCCGGGTGCATTATTACGAGTCCTACACCGCCGCCGAGGTGGTCTTTCCGGTGCGGGTCGGCTTTTACCTGGGCGCCAAGACCTTCTTCCTGACCTCCGCCGCCGGGGGGCTCAACCCTCACTGGAGGGCCGGAGACCTGATGCTCCACCTCGACTACCTCAACATGGCCGGGATCAACCCGCTCAAGGGTCCTAACGATGAGCGCATGGGGCCACGCTTCCCGGTTATGTTCGACGCTTATGACCCCGAACTCAATGCTTTGGCCCGCAAGGTGGCCCGCGCTCAGGACCTGAGCCTGCGCGAGGGGGTTTATGTCTGGTTTGCCGGGCCCGCCTTCGCCAGCCGAGCCGAGCTGCGCATGTTGCGCCTTCTGGGGGCCGACGCCATCGGCATGAGCATGGTTCCTGAGGTGATTGCCCTGCGCCACCTGGGGGCGAGGGTCTTGGGGTTGTCCACCATTACCGACATGGCCCTCCCCGACTCCACCCACCACGCCACCGAGCAGGAGGTGCTCGAGGTCGCAGCCCGCACCGGAGCTACCTTCCGCAGGTTTGTGCGGGGGATTTTGGCCGCTATGTAGTATGGCCTTACCCCAGGTTCTCGAGCGCATCCAGGCCGCGGCGCGCCGCGCCGGGCGTGACCTTGGAGCCATACGGCTGGTGGCGGTAACCAAGGGACATAGCCCCCAGGAGATCCAGGACAAGGTGCTGCGATACGGGAATTTTCCCTTGGGCGAGTCCCGCGTGCAGGAAGCCCTGCCCAAGATGGCCGCACTTCCGGGGCTCGAGTGGCACCTGATCGGCCCCTTGCAGCGCAACAAGGTCAAGTTCTGCTCGGGTTTTGGCCTCATCCACTCCTTGGATTCGCTCAAGCTGGCCGAATACATGAGCAAGAAAGCCAGGGAGATGGGGCATGCTTTCCGGGTGCTGGTGGAGGTCAACCTGAGCCTCGAGCCGCAAAAACACGGCTTTTGGGAGGGCGAGCTGGCCGAGGTAGTGCCGCGCCTGCGCGAGATGGAAGGGCTCGAGGTGCAGGGGCTTATGACCGTCGCCCCCTATACCGAAGACCCCCGGACGGTGAGGCCCCTTTTCGCCCAGCTTTCCCGCCTGGCCGACCGCTTTGACCTGCCCGAGCGCAGCATGGGCATGTCCGGCGATTTCGAAGTGGCGGTGGAGGAGGGGGCCACCTTGGTACGGATCGGCCGCGCGTTGTTCGAGTAGATGGGGGCGCTTTACAGAAAGCCAAGCGCTTCGGGCGTATAATACGCGTAGCGGTGTTTTTGTGGCTAGCCGGTGTGGTAGGTTGAAATATGCCGGATAAGGTGGACGACTCTATCGAAACGGTGATCGCGACCCTGCCGGGGGTACAGACCCAGCTTACTGCGCTCGACGTGCGCTACCAAGAATTCAAGCGGGGGATGCGGGGCTATGTGGTGGCGGACGTGCGGGAGTACCTGGGACGGGTCGCCGACCAGCTCGGAGCGCTCCTGGAGCAGAACGAGGCCCTGCGGACTAGGATCCGTACCCTCGAGGCCGAGCTTGCCGAGGCCAAGGAGGGCGAGGCCGAGCTGCGCCGTGCGGTGGTGGCCGCCGAGCGCATCGCCCGCGAGATCAAGGCCCAGGCCGAGCGGGACGCCGAGTTGATCAAAAAAGAGGCCGAGTCGGCCCGCGAGGTCTCGTTACAGGAAGTGGTAGCCGAGATGAAGCGGGTCCGGGTGGAGATCGAACAGCTCAAGAACGAGCGCGACCTGTTTGTCTCGCAGTTCAGGGCGCTGCTGGAGGGTTACCTAAGCTCGCTGGAGAAATACCGGCGCTAACTTGCCCTCAGCGCACCACCCCCAGGCGGGCCAGCAGGCTCAGTAGGCCCTCGCGCCAGTAGTAGCTCGCGCTGAAGCTGCCGCGCACCGGGTAACCCTCGGCGTTGAGCCCCAGGCTTTGGGCTAGGTAGAGGGCCCGCGGTAAGTGGGGCTCGTCGGTCACCACGACGATGCCCTGCTTGCCCACCAGGCCTTTGATGTTGCTGAGGTTTTGCCAGGTGCTCTGGCTTTGGGTCTCGCAACGCAAAGCGGTGGGAGGAACCCCCCGGTCCCTCAGGTAACGGCAGCCTACCTCGCCCTCGCTGTAGCGATCCCCCGGCCGCTTGCCCCCGGTCACGATGATGCCCGGGGCGAGGTGATGGCGGTACAGGCGCAGGGCCACCTCGAGGCGGCCTTTGAGGATGGGGCTGGGGCGACCGTTGTACTGGGCGGCCCCCAGCACCACGATCCAGCCGGGAGGGGCACCGTGTCCGTATTGAGGGGCCTGGGCCCATCCCAGGGTCACGGCCAGGAGCAGGGCCAGGATGCGCAGACCAACCACCGCTAACCTCTTACAACAGCTTAGCCTCTTTTAGGGCCAACAGCAGCTCATTTGGGCTTCCAAACCGGGGCGAGAGATCGGCGTTGGTAGGGGTCGCCAGGAAAAAAGCCCGTATCCCGGCTTGCTGGGCAGCTTGTTGGTCGGCCCAGGAATCCCCCACGAAAATCGCTTGGCGCCTGTCCAGGGCGAAGTGCTCGAGCGCTTTGAGCAGGAGATCGGGAGCAGGTTTGGGCGGCCCGTCCTCGCGGGTGAGGACCAGGTCAAAGCGCAGGCGGTGCTTGGCCAGGACGGTGGCGGTGCTCTCGCGGTGGTTGTTGGTGATGAGGGCGGTGTACACCTTGCCCTCGCGCAGCGCCGCCAGCAGCTCCTCCACCCCCGCTCGCAGCAGGGCCGATTGCGAAAGGGCCAGTTCCATGGCTTGGAACTCCTCGAGAATGGCCTGTCGTTCCGCCGCGGGGTAGTGGCGCACTCCCTCGATCACCAGCCGGTCTAGCGGGAGCCCCCACTTGCGCTTGAAGCCCAGGAGGGGAGAGGGGTGCCGGGGCTCGAGCAGGGTATCGTCCATGTCGAAGAAAACCGCGCGCACGGAAGATATCCTAACCGATGCGCGGCGTACAGGGCGAATGTGATCTTCCTCAAGGCCGGGCTGAAGGGGCGTGTTATCCTTGGAGAAGAGCGTGGACAGAATCCTCGGACGTACCAACGGACTCAAACCCAGCCAGCTCCGACAACTCGCCAACCTCTACCGCCGCCGGATTCCGGCGGGACGCTTGCTTAATGCCGAGCTGGCGCGGACGCTGGCCCACCTTTCCGCCGAGCTCCATAAGCCCATCGCCTTGCTGATGGACCGTCAGGGGCACGTGCTGCGGGTAGCGGTGGGCGACGCCAAAGAGATGCCCATGCCGCAGATGGCCTACGTAGAGACGCGCCTGAGCGGTTACCGGCTCCTGCATACGCATCTCGGCGGTGGGGGGTTATCGCGCCCCGACCTCACCACCCTCTTTCTCAACCGCCTGGATGTGCTGGCGGCTTTGGATGTGGACGTGAAAAGTGGCCTTCCGGGGCAGTTGCATATCGCTCAGCTTTCCCCCCCCGGCGCCCTCGAGGAAGACTGGCAGATCCTCCCCTCGAAGCCTTACCACGACTACCTGGAGTGGGACCTGACCGGGGCCACGGCGGCGCTGGAGGAGGAGCTGGCCCGTCGCTCGCGCACCTACGAACTCCAGGATGGGGCCGGGGAGCGGGCCATCCTGGTGGGGGTAGACCGGGGCGAAGGGGTACAGGCCGAGGTGGACCTGTCGGAGCTGGCCGAGCTGGCCCGCACCGCCGGGGCTGTTGCCGTCCACAAGGAACTGGTGTTCCGCCCTGGCCTGGACCCGCGTTACGCGGTGGGTCGGGGTAAGCTCGAGGAGCTGCAAAGCCGGGCCTACCACGAAAACGCGGGAACCTTGATCTTTGGGATTGACCTCACCCCCGCCCAGGCCCGCGAGATCGAGGCGGTCACGGGCTTGAAGGTGTTGGACCGTACTCAGCTCATCCTCGACATCTTCGCCCAGCACGCCCGCAGCCCCGAGGCCAAGGCCCAGGTCGAGCTGGCCCAGCTCAAGTATCTTTTGCCGCGGCTGGTGGGCAAGGGCAAGGAGCTCTCTCGGTTGGGAGGTGGCATCGGTACGCGGGGGCCGGGCGAGACCAAGCTCGAGGTAGACCGCCGCCGCCTGCAAGAGCGCATCACCCTCCTCTCCGATAAACTGCGCGAGATTGCGGGCCGCCGCCAGGAGACCCGCCGCGCCCGCGAGCGGGCTGGGCTTCCGGTGGTGGCGGTAGTCGGCTACACCAACGCCGGGAAGACCACCCTCATGCAGGCCTTGGCCAAGAACGGGGATGCCGGCGAAGACAAGCTCTTCGCCACCTTGCGCCCGCTGACCCGCCGGGGCTTTGTGCCGGGCGTCGGAGAGGTGCTCTACACCGACACCGTGGGCTTTATCCGGCACATGCCCGAAGAGCTGGTAGAAGCCTTCCGCTCTACGCTCGAGGAGCTGCGCGAGGCGGATCTGCTCTTGCACGTGCTGGATGCCTCGAGCGAGGGAGCCCTGGAGCGGCACGCGGTGGTAGAAGAGCTGCTGGGGAGGTTGGAGGTTGAAGTCCCCCGGGTGTTGGTTCTCGCCAAGGCCGACAAGGTTGGGGGATATGACCTCGAGTTCGTTAGAGAGCGCCTGGGGGGGATTCCCGTCTCGGCGGTAAAGGGCACGGGCCTGCTCCAGCTCAAGGAGCAGATCGCCGCTCGGCTGCTCTCGAGCGGGGTGCGCCCGGCAGGGTGGGCCAGGGCCAATGCCTGGGTGTCCTGAGCCCGCTAGCGGATGCTGAACCCCCTAAGCCCGGTGGATTTGCTCCACTGCACGTCCAGGCCGGTTACTCGGGAGAGCCTAGGGCCTTGGCGCAGAAATTCCAGGAATTGTTCGAGCTCTTCCCTTGGCCCTTCGGCCACCACCTCCACCCGCCCGTCGCTCAGGTTCTCGGCGTAGCCACATAGGCCCAGTTCCATTGCCCGCTGGCGGGCGTAGGCCCGGTAGCCCACGCCCTGCACCGTTCCCGTCACCAGCACCACGATCCGCTCCATCGGAAATTAGCCTATGGCATGTTGCCAATTTTTGGCTCCCCCCCCGGCTAGCGCCGCGGAAGAAACCCACCTAGGTTTCCCTCACGCTTTCCCAGTAAGCTATACAGGATGCGCTTTCGGCGCTTCTGGCCTCTGCTAATCCTTTTGGCGCTGGTGTCGCTTCCCGCAGCGCCGCCCCTGTTGGATTTACTGCTCAAACAGGGCCTGGCGGCGGCGGGGTTCCAGGGCCGGTGGACAGGGATCTCCGGGTATGTGTTCACCGGCCTTCGCCTGAAGGAGGGAGAGCTCCAAGGGCCGGGGATTAGGGTAAGGGCCCAGGAAGTCACGATCAGCTATCAGCTTTTCGGATTGCTGCGGCGTGAGCTGCCGTTGCGCATCCGGGTGAGGGGCGGGACCGTCAACCTGGAGTGGGATCGGCTGATTCCGGAGAAGCCCACCCAGCAACCGCCGCCCCCCTTTCGGCTGAGGGTAGAGCAGCTCGACCTCGAGCACGTGGAGGCCACCATCGCCCAGGGGCAGCGCCTTCCCATTCCCAAGCTGCGGCTTAGCCTCGGGGGCCGAGGCCCAGAATACGGCTTCCGCGCCCAGACCCCCGACGGGGCGATCAAAGGGACGGTCAAACGCACCGGCCTCGAGTTCGAGTCGTGGGAGATCCGCTTTGCTGGGGAGGTGCGGGCCGCCCGCTTCTGGTATCCGGGCCTCGAGGGGGGGAGGCTCGAGGGGACCTGGAAGCTCGGCCCCCAGGGCGTATTCGGCGACAACTACGTCCGTGGCGGGCGGATCAGGATCCCTGGGGTGCCCTTTCTCGCCGAGGGGGTAGAAGGGCCGATCGGTTTCGCGAAGGATCAGGTCACCGCCCGCCTCGAGGGGCGAACCCTGGACGGGCCGGTGTGGGCCACGGTGCGGGTGGACATCGCCGGGCGGCGCTATTCCTTCCACGTCGAGGGGACCCCCAGCCTCCCGGCCCTGGCCAAGAGCTACGGCTTGAGCCTGCCGGTGGAGGGCCGGGGGCCGCTTGTGCTCGACGGCGAAGGGTGGGAGAGGGTGCGGCTCAAGGGGCAGTTCCGCGGGGAGGGGGCGCTGACCGGCGAGCCCCTGGTGTACGCGGGGGATTTGGCCCTGGATAGGGCCTTCACCCTGCAAACCCAGGTGCGGGGGCGGTTTTTCGACCGGGAGTACCGGGCTGGCGTGAGCCTCGAGGGCGCCCACTACCGGGTCAACCTGACCGATAACTTCGGCAGCCAGCTCGCCTTACAAGGTGCAGGCGACCGGGCCAGCGGTGAGGGCAGCCTGGTGTGGCCGGTGCCGCTCAAGGGTAGGGCCCAACTGGTGTTCGACCTCGGGCGAGGCCGCTGGAACCTGGGGGTCCGGTCGCCGGGCGTGGGGTTTCCCCTGGCCCAGCCCCTCGACCTCTCGGGCCGCCTGCAGGGGGAAGGGAACCGAGTCAGCGGTGCACTGGGGCCGGTGGGGTTAGCGGGAAGCTGGGAGAACCTGGCCTTGGTGGTGCGCA
This portion of the Meiothermus sp. Pnk-1 genome encodes:
- the dnaG gene encoding DNA primase — its product is MDSRSSQAVELIRSRMPIRELVGRYVALKPAGKGRWKGLCPFHQEKTPSFHVDETKGLCYCFGCKAGGDIFGFLQKIEGIDFREALERLAQETGVELPEARSQGKKRELYEVLNLAQEYFRANLKTEALAYLRGRGLRDEAVEKFGLGYAPQSWDGLIKFLSSKGVSPEEGLAAGVLAEREGRYFDRFRHRITFPIQDPLGRTVAFTARTLGKEDGPKYLNSPETPLFKKSLLLYGFPQARPSLRERGRAIVVEGLFDVIALHQMGFTEAVAVLGSGLSPEQGLLLKRHEVREIYLSFDADEAGRKATLQSLELEIARSFLVYAVALEGGKDPGDLLLLPDGPERYQRALEAALPEVEFRFQAAAQGVNLESVEGKRRVLEALLPRLLSNDPLDGVAEALKRVVQERLGLERRALEDYLRSRKAPPSRREPQPNPGTAFGLARPDLTEKRLLRELDVIALLYSAPDEEFAQWAQYVEDHTWPPEGSLLAEFMQVAKSGVGKARVIRHFQERGEGDRLFDALMKRPDEIPSDLENQLHLSMARLREVYYEIRLDKLKQELKSRPSVELLREIQETQRAIEAERRVYKR
- a CDS encoding purine-nucleoside phosphorylase — its product is MDSLGIYEAIQQTVAFIRQQTDFVPEVGIVLGSGLGPLADEIEAVASFPYADLPHFPRSTAPGHEGRLILGKLEGKKVLAYKGRVHYYESYTAAEVVFPVRVGFYLGAKTFFLTSAAGGLNPHWRAGDLMLHLDYLNMAGINPLKGPNDERMGPRFPVMFDAYDPELNALARKVARAQDLSLREGVYVWFAGPAFASRAELRMLRLLGADAIGMSMVPEVIALRHLGARVLGLSTITDMALPDSTHHATEQEVLEVAARTGATFRRFVRGILAAM
- a CDS encoding adenylate/guanylate cyclase domain-containing protein, whose amino-acid sequence is MRCPDCGHYVYDAGNCGCGISEHALVHERRWVSVVFFDLSRFSEFALENPLEITWRAVRRTLSEAATQVRRYGGHVDKYLGDGLLAVFGAPRSRENDAGAALEAALAMVTGSPLPARAGVASGLVLRAPLGDGQAGSSTVLGPAVNLAQRLSQAAPPGEVWSDAVTLRLVPLCRHHPLELQVFKGQGGPLRPHRYLGLEERIHNLIGREAEILRLHEALEAARHGLGQHLALVGPLGSGKTHLARHFLGHLPAGVRGVLAPRFSREGSLRHSLYLALHKLIEGDVGEWLGRTPLPPSLKQALAYSVGLLPQAPAPKIELERLMIEGWLQLLALLSESQPLVILLEDLHAADPFLIQLLHHRPRGRVLLLSTSRRNLWEAGSVEVLTVAPLDEAGTLACARELRPDLEEAAHQILALKSRGLPLMLQALSRSQGNQDPLADLAAWGSWAYQPRLDSLPRPARSALLCIAVLGEGADLALVRHLLNGEAHLHRLVEEGFLEFQGERLVFAAPYLRETALTLVSPEQAKRWWLEAAEWCQGVGQLEQAALYLSMAGEQAAAFRLWRLVAQERWFRGRRAEALEAYNEALLIVPSPALNRSLRQEVARRLLEAGQALQALSWLETLEDEDSEHLKTQARLQIQAQKITQHDGNILHPGTG
- a CDS encoding YggS family pyridoxal phosphate-dependent enzyme — protein: MALPQVLERIQAAARRAGRDLGAIRLVAVTKGHSPQEIQDKVLRYGNFPLGESRVQEALPKMAALPGLEWHLIGPLQRNKVKFCSGFGLIHSLDSLKLAEYMSKKAREMGHAFRVLVEVNLSLEPQKHGFWEGELAEVVPRLREMEGLEVQGLMTVAPYTEDPRTVRPLFAQLSRLADRFDLPERSMGMSGDFEVAVEEGATLVRIGRALFE
- a CDS encoding outer membrane protein assembly factor: MKRALALVFMVVSLALAAPIQDLEIRGGDPVLQALARIALPFGVGDEPGDLEAARKAILDSGFFQDVAVRLEGNKLVVELTPNPPINTVTFDSKVLPPTVAQQFLLNEFALGPGATYNPKRANEAAQGLSQYYRQQGFPFSPVVTFEASTVTQGVNLSFKVQETPEVKKVELDNPTFVPKDRLEPIVQTIAQGGRFDFERYRSALEQIAQIYAQAGFRGSGVDVANSVLEEGTLKVRLRELKVAEIQGNGLDVANLGLKPGDPFNYDRLLDGINALTKATGRQVGFRAESVGNDGVRLILEPGEQTYGPIREVRIVGATAIPEARLRAALRLKPGDVFSPALANEDFGRLLNLYRSEGYEIVAQPKITFENGVYTQTLSEVKIGGYKLNWSGPHRTQDEVILRELPKPGTLFSVRAFLNGLSNVLRTGVLAEPPSRTVEPGEKPDEIIIVLGLKEGRTGAFVPSIGWSSLEGWSGSVTYNEGNLWGLNHKLSAELSFGFNESGDNLSLSLAYQIPWVYLDFADFKEVRTAASFSVFSRPVPNYDLYDSNGNKTGWQYTQRSTGFEFGLSRPLSASLPNLRLGTSLRYEYKSPSLEIYDPNRPCVNDPNNTQKPQCSDPSYTGVTEDQARALLPSPSNNFSLSLSATYSNADNPSFPTQGLGASAQTSYVLTLPRNGSSSQYIPFSLTGKTYWSLDQAKRQALALRVSTGTMLGVAGTIPSEALFGVGGTLDEALTLRGYDTRFQTGRYFFTSSLEYRYDFRFSESGGTNVIGIAFTDLGTAWGSAANPQPQLHMGFGLGLQLDLNLFGALLPSIRFDYGVGFVEGQAQGKFHFRLGPLF